From the Capsicum annuum cultivar UCD-10X-F1 unplaced genomic scaffold, UCD10Xv1.1 ctg3878, whole genome shotgun sequence genome, one window contains:
- the LOC107849612 gene encoding delta(12)-fatty-acid desaturase FAD2: protein MSTPTTKTEQNRNPIQRAPTSKPPFTIGDIKKAIPPHCFQRSLIRSLFYVSRDVIVVFVFCYIATNYFHLLPSPHRYIAWVTYWIVQGCVCTGIWLIVHECGHNAFSNYPWVDDTVGFILHSAVLVPYFSWKYSHRRHHSNTNSLERDEVYVPRIKSELQWFVKSSNNPLGRIVLPIATLTLGWPLYMTSNFLGRHYDRFACHFDPYSPIFNDRERLWVYISDAGVLTTTYVLYRVALVQGLAWLVCIYGMPILFQNAILILLTFLNHIHPSLPHYDSSEWDWLRGALATVDRDYGVLNKVFHYAPSTHLIHHLFSTIPHYNALEATEAVKPLLGEYYQFDGTPFYKAFWREISECIYVEKDEGSHDNGVYWFKNKLEK from the coding sequence ATGTCTACTCCAACAACTAAAACTGAACAAAACAGAAATCCAATCCAAAGAGCGCCAACTTCAAAGCCTCCTTTTACAATCGGTGATATCAAGAAGGCTATCCCTCCTCACTGCTTTCAACGATCTCTCATCCGCTCACTCTTCTATGTTTCTCGTGATGTTATAGTAGTTTTCGTCTTCTGCTACATCGCCACCAATTACTTCCACCTCCTTCCATCCCCCCATCGCTACATAGCATGGGTTACTTATTGGATCGTTCAAGGTTGTGTTTGTACTGGAATATGGTTGATTGTCCATGAATGTGGCCACAATGCCTTTAGTAATTACCCGTGGGTAGATGACACTGTTGGTTTTATCCTCCACTCTGCAGTTCTAGTGCCATACTTCTCATGGAAATATAGTCACCGTCGTCACCACTCCAACACTAATTCCCTTGAGCGTGATGAAGTCTATGTGCCAAGAATTAAATCTGAACTACAGTGGTTTGTCAAATCCTCAAACAATCCCCTAGGACGAATAGTGCTACCTATAGCCACCCTCACTCTTGGCTGGCCATTGTATATGACCTCTAATTTCTTGGGAAGACATTATGACCGCTTTGCATGTCATTTTGATCCATATAGTCCTATATTTAATGATCGTGAGAGGTTATGGGTCTACATTTCAGATGCAGGTGTGCTCACAACAACTTATGTGTTGTATCGCGTTGCTCTGGTGCAAGGGCTAGCTTGGCTTGTATGTATTTATGGGATGCCCATTCTATTTCAGAATGCCATCTTAATATTACTTACTTTTTTGAATCACATTCATCCTTCATTGCCGCATTACGATTCATCCGAGTGGGACTGGTTAAGAGGAGCTCTAGCTACAGTAGACAGAGACTATGGTGTGCTTAATAAGGTCTTTCACTATGCTCCATCCACTCACTTGATACATCATTTATTCTCAACCATACCACATTACAATGCATTGGAGGCAACTGAAGCTGTCAAGCCATTACTAGGAGAATACTACCAATTTGATGGTACTCCTTTTTACAAAGCGTTCTGGAGGGAGATAAGCGAGTGCATTTATGTGGAAAAAGATGAAGGATCTCACGATAATGGTGTTTATTGGTTTAAAAACAAGCTCGAAAAATGA